The Hevea brasiliensis isolate MT/VB/25A 57/8 chromosome 1, ASM3005281v1, whole genome shotgun sequence genome has a window encoding:
- the LOC110632535 gene encoding protein HIGH CHLOROPHYLL FLUORESCENCE PHENOTYPE 244, chloroplastic: MAWRLPTQIATPGKLHHNYRHHHQIAVSPNNASLSWRRNLSQQPLISLSASFPSTGKCNLRPTVTCNASAAEVAGAVNLAPGTPVRPTSILVVGATGTLGRQIVRRALDEGYEVRCLVRPRPAPADFLRDWGATVVNADLSKPESIPATLVGIHTVIDCATGRPEEPIKTVDWEGKVALIQCAKAMGIQKYVLYSIHNCDKHPEVPLMEIKYCTEKFLQDSGLTHIVIRLCGFMQGLIGQYAVPILEEKSVWGTDALTRIAYMDTQDIARLTFIALRNENINGKLLTFSGPRAWTTQEVITLCERLAGQDANVTTVPVSILRFTRQLTQFFEWTNDVADRLAFSEVLTSDIVFSAPMTETYKLLGVDTKDIVTLEKYLQDYFTNILKKLKDLKAQSKQTDFYI, from the exons ATGGCATGGAGGCTCCCGACGCAAATAGCAACGCCTGGCAAGCTCCACCATAATTACCGCCACCACCACCAAATCGCTGTCTCCCCCAACAACGCCTCACTGTCATGGCGCCGCAATTTATCACAGCagcctctcatctctctctccgCTTCATTTCCTTCTACAG gGAAATGTAATTTGCGGCCAACGGTGACGTGCAATGCGAGTGCGGCGGAGGTGGCGGGTGCTGTGAATTTGGCACCGGGAACTCCAGTACGGCCGACGAGTATACTTGTGGTAGGTGCCACTGGAACTCTTGGTAGGCAAATTGTGCGGCGGGCACTGGACGAAGGCTACGAAGTACGCTGCCTTGTTAGGCCTCGTCCTGCCCCAGCTGACTTCCTTCGCGATTGGGGTGCTACTGTTGTCAAT GCAGACCTTAGCAAACCCGAGAGTATACCAGCAACACTGGTGGGCATTCATACAGTTATTGATTGTGCCACAGGGCGTcctgaagaacccataaaaacg GTAGATTGGGAAGGAAAAGTTGCTCTGATACAATGCGCTAAAGCAATGGGAATCCAGAAATATGTGCTCTATTCTATCCATAACTGTGACAAGCATCCTGAGGTTCCACTAATGGAGATCAAATATTGTACCGAAAAGTTCCTTCAGGACTCTGGCCTTACCCACATCGTAATCCGCTTATGTGGTTTCATGCAA GGCCTTATTGGGCAATATGCAGTACCTATTCTAGAAGAGAAATCTGTTTGGGGAACAGATGCCCTCACAAGAATTGCTTACATGGATACCCAG GATATAGCTCGATTGACATTTATTGCATTAAGGAATGAGAACATTAATGGGAAGCTTCTCACTTTTTCTGGTCCTAGAGCTTGGACAACCCAAGAG GTCATTACATTGTGCGAAAGACTGGCAGGGCAGGATGCAAACGTCACAACTGTTCCAGTTTCAATTTTAAGATTCACCCGTCAACTGACACAGTTTTTCGAGTGGACAAATGATGTGGCTGATAGACTGGCATTTTCAGAG GTTTTAACAAGTGATATTGTGTTCTCTGCTCCTATGACCGAAACATATAAACTCCTTGGCGTGGACACAAAAGATATAGTAACACTGGAGAAATATTTGCAGGATTACTTCACTAATATACTGAAGAAATTGAAAGATCTCAAAGCTCAATCAAAGCAAACAGACTTTTACATCTAA